A genomic region of Palaemon carinicauda isolate YSFRI2023 chromosome 22, ASM3689809v2, whole genome shotgun sequence contains the following coding sequences:
- the Chd64 gene encoding myophilin: MNRATKSGIAAEAQSKINSKYSEEQAAECLEWVAEITGADLNKSGDMDNFYEVFKNGQLLCEVINALKPGQIKKIQKSEMAFKCMENINQFVEGAKACGVPSVETFQTVDLWERQNLNAVVICLQSLGRKGGQFGKPSIGPKESEKNVRNFSEEQLRASEGIVNLQYGSNKGATQSGMSFGNTRHM, translated from the exons ATCAATTCCAAATACAGCGAAGAACAGGCCGCAGAATGCCTGGAATGGGTTGCCGAAATCACCGGGGCCGACCTCAACAAGTCCGGTGACATGGACAACTTCTATGAGGTCTTCAAAAACGGACAGCTGCTTTGCGA AGTAATCAACGCCCTGAAACCAGGCCAGATCAAGAAGATCCAGAAATCCGAGATGGCCTTCAAGTGCATGGAGAACATCAACCAGTTCGTGGAAGGAGCCAAGGCCTGTGGCGTCCCCTCCGTGGAGACCTTCCAAACTGTTGATCTCTGGGAACGCCAGAACCTTAACGCAGTCGTCATTTGCTTGCAGTCCCTGGGGAGAAAG ggcgGCCAATTCGGAAAGccttccatcggccccaaggaatCCGAGAAGAACGTCAGAAACTTCTCCGAGGAGCAGCTCAGAGCTTCCGAGGGCATCGTCAACCTGCAGTACGGCTCCAACAAGGGTGCTACCCAATCCGGAATGTCCTTTGGCAACACACGCCACATGTAG